A genomic window from Punica granatum isolate Tunisia-2019 chromosome 2, ASM765513v2, whole genome shotgun sequence includes:
- the LOC116193551 gene encoding uncharacterized protein LOC116193551 has protein sequence MALSFCCTASVPPLQRVNSKLSGKKCLQEVKSLVKSLGIHSVTSSPVDSLRSGNWVKLICGASFEDVVDIRNLSLVYTLAGVDCIDCAADESVVGAVHEGIEVAREILPVRRPWVMISVNDDEDLHFRKAEFDPEECPTDCLRPCESVCPASAISWHSEKSAVERSNNNVGVITERCYGCGRCFPVCPYDKIRVATYVRDAAATAELIHKNNVEAIEIHTSGRNISQFKSLWEGLEDSVRHLKLVAVSLPDLGDSTLSSMDAMYSIMEPRLQCLNLWQLDGRPMSGDIGRGATRESVAFAVRLAAIRDRPNGFLQLAGGTNAHTVNGLKKHGLFRTRSFAESSNNEEPKYSLLQALIGGVAYGGYARKIVGRILTSVQSQHGLSRIEDYPEHLLEAIVQAIGLVGTVKGYDVILDWK, from the exons ATGGCGCTGAGCTTCTGCTGCACCGCTTCGGTCCCTCCTCTCCAGCGAG TAAACTCGAAGCTCTCCGGGAAGAAATGCCTTCAAGAAGTGAAGAGCTTGGTCAAGTCTCTCGGGATTCATTCCGTGACTTCTTCTCCGGTCGACTCCCTCAGGAGTGGCAACTGGGTCAAGCTCATCTGTGGCGCAAGTTTTGAG GATGTGGTTGATATCAGGAACCTCTCTCTGGTTTACACTCTTGCTGGAG TTGATTGCATTGACTGTGCTGCCGATGAGTCGGTCGTGGGAGCAGTTCATGAAGGGATTGAGGTGGCCCGAGAGATCCTGCCTGTTCGAAGGCCTTGGGTGATGATCAGTGTTAATGATGACGAGGACCTCCACTTCCGTAAAGCCG AGTTTGATCCAGAGGAATGCCCGACCGACTGTTTGAGGCCCTGTGAGAGCGTCTGTCCAGCTAGTGCAATATCATGGCATAGCGAAAAATCAGCAGTGGAGCGCTCAAACAATAAT GTCGGTGTAATAACGGAGCGATGCTATGGCTGTGGGCGATGCTTCCCGGTCTGCCCATATGATAAAATAA GGGTGGCCACCTACGTAAGAGATGCTGCTGCTACTGCCGAATTGATTCACAAAAATAATGTTGAAGCTATAGAGATTCATACAAGTGGGAGGAATATTTCCCAGTTTAAATCGCTCTGGGAAGGGTTGGAAGACTCAGTTAGACACTTGAAACTGGTAGCG GTCAGCTTACCTGACCTGGGTGATTCAACATTGTCTTCTATGGACGCAATGTACTCCATCATGGAGCCTCGCCTTCAATGCTTAAACTTATGGCAG TTGGATGGTAGACCGATGAGTGGGGATATTGGACGTGGTGCCACACGAGAATCAGTTGCATTTGCTGTCCGTTTAGCTGCTATAAGAGACAGGCCAAACG GATTTCTTCAATTGGCTGGTGGTACAAATGCTCATACAGTCAATGGATTGAAGAAACATGGGTTGTTCCGAACAAGATCTTTTGCTG AGAGCTCAAACAATGAAGAGCCAAAATATAGCTTATTGCAAGCATTGATTGGAGGCGTGGCTTATGGAGGCTATGCACGGAAG ATTGTTGGGAGGATCCTAACTTCAGTGCAGTCGCAGCATGGCCTAAGTCGTATAGAGGATTACCCTGAGCATCTCTTGGAAGCAATTGTACAGGCGATCGGTTTAGTTGGAACTGTCAAAGGTTATGACGTCATTCTGGATTGGAAGTGA